The Vanacampus margaritifer isolate UIUO_Vmar chromosome 16, RoL_Vmar_1.0, whole genome shotgun sequence genome includes the window GTCTATGGCCTCCTATAATAAATTTGACAACAATGTCATCAGGTGAGTTCACTTACAAGTGCAGCATAAGCACAGGAAATGATATTGTCCCTTAATcttgtttcttttcatttcaggGACACGGTAATTATCACCACTGGAAACTGCCTCTCGAGCTTTTTTGCAGGATTTGCTATATTCTCAGTGCTGGGCCACATGGCGTGGAGGAGAGGGGTGCCGGTTGAAAATGTGGCAGTTTCCGGTAGGTAATGAAGTGGTGGTTAGAATATCTGGCTCACAGCCAAGGTTTTTGAGTACAAATCTCCttagggaactttttttttgtttttgtttttaggtaCTCTGGCTACATATCGCACTCGAAAATCATGCATAGCTTAACTGAAGACTCTATATTGGACATATGTGTAAATGTGGACTTTTTGTGCTCACCTACGAGCCTTATCTGGATAAATGCTATagttaatggatggatgcaatgtatattttattttagaaacagctttctaaatacatttcaattttttttttttatgcattacacgatgggtgtcaaactcatttgaattcaggggccactttcacccaaatttgatctcaagtgggcAAGATCAGTATGTCCGTTGCCTATTAATAAGCTATAAATTACATCagttatttattattcttttatttttttggtgtaaataattacatacacattctgaaaatattcccgTTTATTATTTATACAGAGTAATCTAAAATGTCATAATAAAAAATCAGTGCTAAATTTTTACATCTTATACTGAATAACAGgcaaatttcagaatgtcatcaGTGCaccctccagtggacaaaattagcaacaacagttacTTTAAGTAAAAACCTGCAGTTTGTTTTCTGGTCTCcgggccatatgtttgacacccttGCATTCCGCTAATTAGAATCTCTCAACGGGGAATTCATCTCTACACTCTACTGTAAGTGCTCTTGATGAGAATTTAATTAACATAGCTAGCAAACATGTGCCACATAGTACATGCACGTCACCTCACGTGCATTCAAGTGGACCGGATTGAATAGCGCTTTCTTAAATTCTggaaaaaaggtcacaaaatgtattgtataagTTGCTGGGAACATACAGTACTTTGAAGAATTGGCTCACGAGTTTGTTATCGTGCCAAGAACTGGCTAATtaactaaattgtctttgataaTTGCCAATATTCAAAAgaggttttcattttttccctctcttaaTTGCAGGTCCGGGATTAGCATTTGTGGTTTACCCAGAGGCCCTTGCTCTGCTGCCGGGTTCAGCGTTCTGGTCCGTTCTCTTCTTTCTGATGCTTTTCATGCTGGGGATTGACACACTTGTAAGGTTGATATTTATCGGCGTTCATATGTGGATTTGACACACACAATGTGCACGTAAAATCCTTTTGTGCTGTAAAATCTCACAGTTTGGCAACATCGAGGGCATAACCACCGCGGTGCTTGATGAGTTTCCACAACTACGACGGAACACCAAGCACAAGTCCTTGTTTCTGGGCGTGCTCTGCTTTGGCCTCTACCTGATGGGTCTCCTGTTAGTCACTGatgtaggttttttttatttacctttttatattttttatttatttatttaaaaattattttgtcttcatagGGGGGAATTTACTGGTTCACTCTCATTGACTCCTTCAGCACTAGTTTTggcctcatcatcatcaccctCTTCATGTGTATCGGCATCTCCTTCTTCTATGGTAGCCATTCTGGCTTCATCCATCGTTCATGTTCTCGTCATCGTTCTTCTGTGCGATGACTTTTATATTACGTTATGATTTTCCTTATCAGGAGTCAACCAGTTTTGCCAGGACATCATCGACATGATCCGTCACTGCCCTCCTTGGTGCAGCAAAGTTTTGTTGTACTTCAAAGCATGCTGGGTATTCTTCACGCCGTTCCTTCTTTTGGTGAGTAAACAAACGTTGTTAAGTGGTCAacgctaaaaataaataaatgaaatgactaatgacaggttgaaaaacagaagcTAGCTGAAGGCTAGTTGAGTTTATGAATGATACTTTtaccaccccctccccccaacatAGGTGCTCACAGGAAaaactgttgttttgtttttttactaggGATGTACTTATCAGTgtgtaatttgtttgttttttgaacataaaattaatatatttgcaGACAGCCATGACTTATTCTGTTGGAAGCATGGCAACAATTAGAGAGACAGACTGGTTGTACCTTTTGCCATCCagtggaaaaatgtattttatatataaaaagagaTATATTCTgatgattaaaatgtatgtagaaataaaataacagtcaACAACGATAATAAAGATGATGTTCAGTTGTAATCTTTGTATATAGTGCCCCCTAGTGTCCAGACTGAGACACCACAGCGGTATTTGAAACGCACTACCACAGGTTTCGGGCTACAGTGAGCTGTGTGTAAAGGCTGTTGGAAAACTATGCGGTTGGATGTTGAAATGTCACTCATGAAAAGTTGTTACTCCAAAAAGTGtatattttagtttgtttttgaatgtttgaAGTGAAATGTAAAGCTTCCCCATTTCGGCTTCATGTTACAGCTGTAAGGTCATCAGCAGGAATTTAGGCCCCTTTTCCACAATCCTTCCTTTGACTTCCATTTGTGGTTGTAGTTCATCCTGACCTACATCTTCATGGATATGTACAGCACGTCCCTCCGTTACGGCAGCTATGTGTATCCCCGCTGGGGGAAAGCGTTGGGGGTTTGCATGGCTACAATCTGCTGTCTGCAGATCCTCATCTGGGCCGTGGTAGCCATCTGCAAGGAAACCGGAACACTGAAAGAAGTCAGCATCCTAACCTTTTACATGATGAGTATATCCAGGACGCTTTACGATGAATCCTGTGCTTTTCTCCTGCAGCGTTTCCACAAATCCATTCGACCACTGAACTCCTGGCGCACAAACACCAGCGCAGGGGGAGCGGCGGCGAGCGTGGATGCGGAGAGGGTGGAGGGTCTATTCACAGTGACTCTCACTGACATGGACTTCAATGCGATGACATGGGAGGAGGGAAGAGGGATTTGACGGTATGAGTAATGACCACACAGAGATGAGCAGATTGTTTTGTTGATAAAGAACAGACAATTTTCTATTACTTTATTTGCTCTAGGTTGACTTGGGTGTTGGTGTCTGAACACACCTGCAGGATAGTATTAATATAGCGAGCGACATAATGAACTTTAACCTTAGCAACAGCGGCCTTTAGTGGTGGAAATGTTAACAAGAAGATTCCGGTGATGGTATTGCACTAGCACCAAGATTCAATGGGAAAGAGTGTTGATGGGGATTTTTCCTTGCATGTTGCTCTCGTTCGCGGGACGATAAGATTAGTACGCTCAATGGAGAAGAAGCCTTAACTGTGGCGGGTCGGCAGGTGGGTCATTTGTGAACTTGTCGTTTGCACTGGCGCAAATACATTGGTGGCAAACAACAAGCTACATGTTGCTAGCTCATTGATATAGGAACAagcttgaattaaaaaaaaaaaaatcactgtgcAAAATAACAGCTTTTATTGCTACATGATGCTGTTTTATTCATGCGGTTTCCTTTTTGAATTGTTTCAGTATCTTAAATGAACTGTTAGCTCCTAGAGCTttaatttatactgtatattgcttGTGGTGATCATGtgattatttactttttttaagcCTAAATGGAATTCCGCTGATTGCAGTCAAGGACAACACAGTCTCTTAATAAAGAACAGGGTCTATTGCCACAAATATAAACTCAcacaaagtacattttacaagatgAATAATAGTTAGAATAAGTATGTataatatacatgtatatgaaGAACtgaataaattgccaaatgatTTCTTTTACAGTAGTGTCTGTTTTATTGTAGGtttacacacattttaaaataccaGTCGTCGTCAAATGTTCCTGACTTATCTGGTTTGTTTATCTAGGCATGacaatctgtcattgttttgcagtatgtgctgtttttttatgtatatattttaatattgtagTTATTGGGCTACTTACTGACACTATCTTTTTCAGAGGGTTAGGGCTTAATTTACATAGTTTCTTTTGTACATAGTATCTTTGCGTTTCTTATGTTACCATGATTGTATTTTACACTTAAAATTGATTTTCTACCAGAAGCACGCGTGCTACCAGAAGAGGGTAGTAGTGAGTCAGTGTCCACTGACAAACAAGAACGAGGAAGTGAGTGTTTACTAGGGACTGGCATATCGTTGGCGTTGCCCAAAACCTTGCTTTACACCTCCCCTCTACTCACTTTTCAGGATACCCCCAAAACTGCATTTTTgttcatgcaataacattgcaccatcaaagagagcaagccattttcaacacttaagacacgtgtggactgacctTTAGTATagattacaaaataataataattttaccaaattgtgacttatgatgTTTCTGCGCGACGCTAACGGCATGGATGGGGGAGGAAAAAGCATGAAAACGCCGCACAAAAATCAATGTAATAAGCACTGAGAAGGCACTTCCGGTGGCTTCACTTTTCCCGATGTAAGCGACAGTACATGGTTTAATAAAGAAAGTTTAAACAATAAGTCGTGCTAATTTGTGTAGAATTGCCACATATACCACAAATAAAGGATTCGTTTATTCACAAGTATTACTATGAGTTGACTTGTGGCGCTAGGTGTATGAAAACAACAGACAAGCCTTCTGTTCTTTGTGACGTACAAATTCAAATGGCGGGATAAATGCAAATAAGCGGATGTTGCGTAAACACTTTCCCGCGGTTTTGTCCCATGAATTTGGGTTCGATCGTTTTAGTTATGCTCGTTCTCTTCCGGTCACATCCTTCTGCGGTTCGCTACACAGCcaacataaaatacagtatgaCTATTGTtatgtaatttaaatattatttgcaCAGTAGTTAGGTGATATAAATGACATTGCTCATTTAAAcaaattacatttgttttcatcTAACCAATTGACTGCAGTGGGCACGTTTAAGACGGCATTTCCAACCGAGCGCGCAATACCGTGCAACAAATCGAACACACTAAACCGGTTTCCGGAAGCCATCCATGTTTTGTGTTATCGAAACACACTCGCTAGATTGGGGTTTGAATTCAGTATTTAAAAAACGAATCTGCACCTTCAGGTTGACATATACTCAATATTCTCCATATATCTGCTCGTTTGTTAGCGGGACAGAAGGATGCCACCCAAGAGGCGTAGTGCCGGGACGATCCAAAACAAAGAGCCGAAAAAGAGACCTGAAAGTTCCTCTCCGGACATTAAAACGACTCCAGAGTTCTCGGTTACAAAGTAAGTCACCCAAATAtcatttaaattacaatttcgTTTTAAGTTCTATTAAAACTGTCGTTGACCCTTGGAAATCGTTTGGAGAATAAACTgagctctctctttctttctctcttcttttttttcgagGCCTATACGTTCACAGTAAACATACATTATTGCGCCACATTATACTAACACAAACCTGTGAAATCGTCCCGAAAGCGGCAACACAAAGATAATTTCTCACGAGATAGTCAAATGATTTGAATTTGCAGATTTCGTGTTGATATCATTTGTGTTCCCCACTCTCTAGGCACAGGGACAAAGATGCTGACTTTGTTGCTCTGTGCAAGAACCTGCAGGTGTCTGATCTGGTTTGTGACCGTACTTGGAAGATGTACACAAGTCTTCAGGAATCCCTGTATGAATTTGCTGTACGTATTAAAGAAATGCTCTTGTCATCCAAACAGAGGCCAACATGACAGGATTTCAACCCCCAAATTAAAATCTGTCAAAGTGCAAATGATATCCCCTTTAGAAAATATGGTAAAAAAGGTATAACGTCATTGTTTTTCCAGAATTCTCTTCTTGTCTTCCACTTTGTCTTCTACTCAGGGAGCTCCTTTCTGTTAAAAATATCCACCAATTTTTCGGGCAGGCCGAAATTCTTAGACATCAATGGGTCAAAATTAGTGTCATGTTTCAATTACCGACACAAGCCCTAAAAACTCGACATAACTAAATAGCGCAAATTGAAGATTGTTGTTAAGAAATGCAGTGCAGGCAGCAGAATAGGTCATGTATGTAAGCAGAcaatatttatgaatgtatttgttataggagattttaaagaaatttgaagtgctaatttcattttttttggtgtgaaaaCTCCACAAAGATGGCAGACACTTGTCTCATTGCTAATTTATTGACTTCCCTTTGGCCAAATAGCAGCTCGATTAATGTTTGTGAGTTTCAAAAAGTTTTAAagtgtgccatttttttttaaca containing:
- the slc6a7 gene encoding sodium-dependent proline transporter isoform X1: MRDDGYKGELVSPNITQNSIHLNGHAENHGGASGLEPQAPSPVPNAVVARGHWGGKYEFLLSCLGYCVGLGNVWRFPYLCYRNGGGVFLIPYFIMLFVTGVPLFLMELCLGQYGAAGPITVWKCCPLLKGIGIGMLCVAVLVSLYYNVIIAWTFYYLGSSFQMPLPWSCDAIANAAVCNSSSGASVSPSEIFWNERVLGVVNSEGLHDPGPVRWPLALCLLAAWLIVFLCMLKGIHSAGKVVYVTATFPYFVLIVLVIRGATLEGSLQGIAFYLTPDWRRLASAQVWNDAASQIFYSLGIGIGGVLSMASYNKFDNNVIRDTVIITTGNCLSSFFAGFAIFSVLGHMAWRRGVPVENVAVSGPGLAFVVYPEALALLPGSAFWSVLFFLMLFMLGIDTLFGNIEGITTAVLDEFPQLRRNTKHKSLFLGVLCFGLYLMGLLLVTDGGIYWFTLIDSFSTSFGLIIITLFMCIGISFFYGVNQFCQDIIDMIRHCPPWCSKVLLYFKACWVFFTPFLLLFILTYIFMDMYSTSLRYGSYVYPRWGKALGVCMATICCLQILIWAVVAICKETGTLKERFHKSIRPLNSWRTNTSAGGAAASVDAERVEGLFTVTLTDMDFNAMTWEEGRGI